One genomic window of bacterium includes the following:
- a CDS encoding 3-dehydroquinate synthase family protein, whose translation MRDSELHRRYRLGGVTTDYRCAPTGLASLAERLGGRPAVAVVDRAVARLHAERLAAVLRDGEGAPLPRLVVAGGESAKTVANLERVWEWLAARRLPRDGAVVGVGGGAVLDLAGFAAATWQRGVGFVAAPTTLLAAVDAGLGGKTAVDLGALKNPVGAFHPATDVLVETDLLGTLTRRDWRCGLAETVKAAVIAAAPLFRDLEARAPDLAGLLAGGRADRPVPGIADLPWTAWIDGAVRVKGRLVALDFREAGPRRALNLGHTLGHALELQLGLAHGEAVALGLAAAARLAAARGTCPRRDADRIVALLAA comes from the coding sequence TTGCGCGACAGCGAGTTGCACAGGCGGTACCGCCTCGGGGGCGTGACGACCGACTACCGGTGCGCGCCGACGGGGTTGGCTTCGCTGGCGGAGCGGCTGGGGGGGCGGCCGGCCGTGGCGGTCGTGGACCGGGCGGTGGCGCGGCTGCACGCGGAACGGCTGGCGGCGGTGTTGCGGGACGGGGAAGGGGCTCCCCTGCCCCGGCTGGTCGTGGCCGGCGGCGAGTCCGCCAAGACGGTGGCGAACCTCGAGCGTGTCTGGGAGTGGCTGGCCGCGCGACGGCTGCCGCGCGACGGCGCGGTCGTCGGGGTGGGCGGGGGCGCGGTGCTGGACCTCGCCGGTTTCGCGGCGGCGACCTGGCAACGCGGCGTGGGCTTCGTCGCCGCGCCCACGACGCTGCTGGCCGCGGTGGACGCCGGGCTCGGGGGCAAGACCGCCGTCGACCTGGGGGCGTTGAAGAACCCCGTCGGCGCCTTCCATCCCGCCACGGACGTGCTGGTCGAGACGGACCTGCTCGGCACGCTGACGCGCCGCGACTGGCGCTGCGGCCTGGCCGAGACAGTCAAGGCCGCGGTCATCGCCGCCGCGCCCCTGTTCCGCGACCTCGAGGCGCGGGCTCCCGACCTCGCGGGCCTGCTGGCCGGCGGCCGCGCGGACCGGCCGGTGCCCGGGATCGCGGACCTGCCCTGGACCGCGTGGATCGACGGCGCGGTGCGGGTGAAGGGCCGCCTGGTCGCGCTCGACTTCCGCGAGGCCGGACCGCGGCGGGCGCTGAACCTCGGGCACACGCTCGGCCACGCGCTGGAACTGCAGCTGGGTTTGGCGCACGGCGAGGCCGTGGCGCTGGGCCTGGCCGCGGCCGCGCGTCTGGCCGCGGCGCGCGGGACCTGCCCGCGGCGGGACGCCGACCGCATCGTGGCGCTGCTGGCGGC
- a CDS encoding 2-oxoacid:acceptor oxidoreductase family protein — MAAATTEIRWHGRGGQGAKTAAIFLAEAVLDQGKHSQGFPEYGPERRGAPVRGFTRISDAPIRLHCSIAEPDYVIVLDPTLLDSKAAGVPDGASDDTVFLINTVETPANIRKRLGIKGGKVHTVDASLIAQECFGRPIPNMPMIGALAAVADVITLENLVASLVVRFKKKFSQAVIDGNVTAVERAYKELVSE; from the coding sequence ATGGCAGCAGCGACCACTGAGATCCGCTGGCACGGCCGCGGCGGACAGGGGGCCAAGACGGCGGCGATCTTCCTGGCCGAGGCCGTCCTCGACCAGGGCAAGCACAGCCAGGGCTTCCCCGAGTACGGCCCCGAACGGCGAGGCGCCCCCGTGCGCGGGTTCACCCGCATCTCCGACGCCCCGATCCGCCTGCACTGCAGCATCGCCGAGCCCGACTACGTGATCGTGCTCGACCCCACGCTGCTGGACTCCAAGGCCGCGGGCGTGCCCGACGGCGCCAGCGACGACACGGTCTTCCTGATCAACACCGTCGAGACCCCCGCCAACATCCGCAAGCGGCTCGGCATCAAGGGCGGCAAGGTCCACACCGTGGACGCCTCGCTCATCGCCCAGGAATGCTTCGGGCGGCCGATCCCCAACATGCCGATGATCGGCGCGCTGGCCGCGGTGGCCGACGTGATCACCCTGGAGAACCTCGTCGCCTCGCTGGTGGTGCGCTTCAAGAAGAAGTTCAGCCAGGCCGTCATCGACGGGAACGTCACCGCCGTGGAAAGGGCCTACAAGGAGTTGGTGTCCGAATGA
- a CDS encoding 4Fe-4S binding protein, which yields MSLIPTSSLNEGGIITEAGNAAAFKTGDWRSNVPQWVPENCIHCMFCWIYCPDSAVAIDSTGEKTVMTGFVFEHCKGCGICAQHCPPAAKGKAAIVMVRDEK from the coding sequence ATGAGCCTCATCCCGACTTCCAGCCTGAACGAGGGCGGCATCATCACCGAGGCCGGCAACGCCGCCGCCTTCAAGACGGGCGACTGGCGCTCGAACGTGCCGCAGTGGGTCCCCGAGAACTGCATCCACTGCATGTTCTGCTGGATCTACTGCCCGGATTCGGCCGTGGCCATCGACAGCACCGGCGAGAAGACCGTCATGACGGGCTTCGTCTTCGAGCACTGCAAGGGTTGCGGGATCTGTGCGCAGCACTGCCCGCCCGCCGCCAAGGGGAAAGCGGCCATCGTCATGGTCCGCGACGAGAAGTAG
- the porA gene encoding pyruvate ferredoxin oxidoreductase yields the protein MKQIYVGLTGNEAVATAFKQARPHVAPAFPITPQTEMMHKFADFVADGVVDTEMILVESEHSAMSAAIGSAATGARTFTATSSAGFALMWEVVYIAASLRLPICMPVVNRALSGNINIHNDHSDAMGGRDAGWIQLWCENTQEAYDHALMCWRIAEHKDVRLPVMINYDGFIISHTAESLHILPDEDAWKFIGPKDLKTGYSLLDMDHPITVGPLDLTDYYFEHKVSQIEALKRAPKYIAEVYKEFGQLTGRHYSFFEEYRTDDADLVIVALGSTAGTAKDVIDAQREKGVKVGLLKIHMFRPFPAVELAKALSKAKVVGVMDKSASFGGWGGPLFNEIRSALYDLPARPKIHNWIYGLGGRDTDTKQIVSLIEQLQAIAKGREAETVNLLGVRL from the coding sequence ATGAAGCAGATCTACGTCGGGCTGACCGGGAACGAGGCCGTGGCGACCGCCTTCAAGCAGGCTCGTCCCCACGTGGCCCCCGCGTTCCCGATCACGCCCCAGACCGAGATGATGCACAAGTTCGCCGACTTCGTCGCCGACGGGGTCGTCGACACCGAGATGATCCTGGTCGAGAGCGAGCACTCGGCCATGAGCGCGGCCATCGGCTCGGCCGCCACCGGCGCCCGCACCTTCACCGCCACCAGTTCGGCCGGCTTCGCCCTGATGTGGGAGGTCGTCTACATCGCCGCCTCGCTGCGGCTGCCGATCTGCATGCCGGTGGTCAACCGCGCGCTGTCCGGCAACATCAACATCCACAACGACCACTCCGACGCCATGGGCGGCCGCGACGCCGGCTGGATCCAGCTGTGGTGCGAGAACACCCAGGAGGCCTACGACCACGCCCTGATGTGCTGGCGCATCGCCGAGCACAAGGACGTGCGCCTGCCGGTGATGATCAACTACGACGGCTTCATCATCAGCCACACGGCCGAGTCGCTGCACATCCTGCCGGACGAGGACGCCTGGAAATTCATCGGGCCCAAGGATCTCAAGACCGGCTACTCGCTGCTGGACATGGACCACCCGATCACGGTCGGGCCGCTGGACCTCACCGACTACTACTTCGAGCACAAGGTCTCGCAGATCGAGGCGCTCAAGCGGGCGCCCAAGTACATCGCCGAGGTCTACAAGGAGTTCGGCCAGCTCACCGGCCGCCACTACTCGTTCTTCGAGGAGTACCGCACCGACGACGCCGACCTGGTCATCGTGGCGCTCGGCTCGACGGCCGGCACGGCCAAGGACGTCATCGACGCCCAGCGCGAGAAGGGCGTGAAGGTCGGCCTGCTGAAGATCCACATGTTCCGCCCCTTCCCGGCGGTGGAGCTGGCCAAGGCCCTGTCGAAGGCCAAGGTGGTCGGGGTCATGGACAAGTCCGCCAGCTTCGGCGGCTGGGGCGGCCCGCTCTTCAACGAGATCCGCTCGGCCCTCTACGACCTGCCGGCCCGGCCGAAGATCCACAACTGGATCTACGGGCTCGGCGGCCGCGACACCGACACCAAGCAGATCGTCTCGCTGATCGAGCAGCTGCAGGCGATCGCCAAGGGCCGCGAGGCCGAAACCGTCAACCTGCTGGGCGTCCGGCTGTAA